GCCGGTGGGGGAAAGCGCCGAAGCAGAAAATCGCGTCGTCCTCAACGGCCTGGGGGCAAGCCGTCTCCATTGCGCGCTCGGGATGACAACGCGTAAATCACCGTCCCAACAAGGCCGAAGACGGCCGCGCCCAGAAAATTCGCGCCTGGTCCCAATTTCCAGAGCCAGGCGCCCAGGACGGCGGCGGTGCTGACTAATAAATCCCGGACCAAATAATACGCGCCGACCATCTGGCCGCGGCGTTCGGGATCGCAATAACCGATGATCAGGGCCTTACGCGACGTGTCCCCGAATTCCTTCAAACCCCGGATCGCGAACGCCAGCACCAGCATGGCGAAACTGCCGGAGATCCAGAGCGCGAGCGGGAAAAGGGTGAAGAATCCGAAGGTGGCGAGAACAAAAGGCTCACGACCGTGTTTGTCGGCGAAATGAGAAACCGGGATCAGGCAGAGGCTGGCGACGACAACCTCGATGCTGATCAGAATGCCGACTTCTTTGGCGGTCACTCCGACATTGTCCATCGCGTAGATCACGACCCACGCGTACGGGATGCCCTCGCAGAAGCGGACCAGGATGTCGCTGAGCAAGAGACGGCGCAGTGGCGCACTAAACGCGAGCAGGCTTTGGCGGAAGTTCCAGTGGTCGCCGGGTCGAGTCGCGGCCACCGGATCCTCCCGGAGCTGGCGTTGCACCAAAAGCGTTACGCCGGAAAGAACAATGGACGCGACCAAACCGATGCGCACGCCGTCGATGATGCCGTACCGGTCGATCAGATATCCGCCCAGGATCGGCGCGAACATGATCGGCAATCGCTTGATTACCGATTGCATTCCGATCCCCATCGCATGCCGATTCGGGCCGAGGGTGGCTCCGATGAGCGAGAAAGCGGCCGGCAGCGAGAAACAGGTCCAGGAAAGAAAAAGGAACATGCCGGCAATGACCGCGCCCCAATGCGGCACCAGGAGAACGAGGGAATAGCCCGCGATCGAAAAGAGATTGAAGGCGAGGAAAGCGCGGCGATGTCCCCAGCGATCCACCAGCACTCCGCCCGGATAGGCATAGATCGCGCCCAGCAAAATGCGGATCGCGTCAAAAGCCCCGATCAGAAAGATGGAGGCGCCAAGGGCCTGGAGGTATTTCGGCACGAACCGCATCCAGAGTTCTTCCCCCGAGCCGATAAGGAAGATCGCGATCAGCAGGATAACGAGGTTGCGCCGGAGTCCGAAGAAATCCGCGAGGCGGCCGCCGCCGTTTACGGAGACTCGTTCTGGGTGGCCTTTGGTCTTTCGCGCCGGATCCATCTCACGGGAAGAGGCAACGTCCAACGCCCAACGTTCAACGTCCAACGCCGAACTAGAGAAAAGACCAGTCGGGCGCTTTCGGACCGATGATTTGGGGAATTGGTGCGCAGTTGATCCTCCGGCATCCGAGAGTCCGGAATTGGACGTTGGATGTTGAGCGTTGGACGTTGGACGTTCCGCCCGCAGGCCGGCTCGTCCCGTACTCGCAGCGCGGACGAAGCGTGCTTACACTGGCGCCGTGCGCGCAGGTTGGAAAAAATTTCGTTATCGAATGGAATGGCTAGCGGTGAAGGGAGCCGGGAGCCTGGTTCCGTTGCTTTCGCGAAAAATGTGCGTGCGGCTCGGGGAATTCATCGGGCGAACGGCTTTTGCGGTCGATAAGCGGAATCGCCGGGTCGCGTTGAGTAATCTCACGGCGGCGTTTGGCGACCGGTTTTCATCGCGCCAACTCGAGGAGATCGCGCGTGAAAGCTATGTCCAGTTTGCCCGCACGGTCACCGATCTTTTTTGGACGCCGGCCCTAACGGCGGAGAATTTTTGGGACTACGCCGAGTTTGCCAACCTGGAACGCCTTCGCGCGGAGATCGCGCCGTCGAACCGCTGCATTTTCGCCGTGTTCCACTACGGCAACTTCGAATGGCTCAGCCCCGCCGTGGCCTGGGCCGGCATGACCACCGACGTCGTGACCCAGGAATTCAAAAACCCGTTGCTCGACCAAATCTTCCAGGGCTTCCGCGAACATGCCGGGCACACGTCGGTCCCGCGGAACAAAGCGATTGTCCGGCTTTACAAGACGCTGCGAAAAAGCGGCCGGGCGGCCTTACTGGTCGACACGACGCTGGCGCCGCATCACCCGACGGTGGTGATCGATTGCTTCGGCCTGAAGACAATCGTGACTGTTGCCCACGCCTGGCTCCACGAAAAAACGGGCGCGCCATTGATCCCGATTTATTGCGAGCCGTTGCCGGAGGGCCGGTGGCGGATCGTGGCCCAACCGAAAATCGAGGTGCCGGCGGGCGCGACCCACCAGGAAATCGCCCAGCTCTGCTGGGACTCGTTCGAACCAGTCGTTAGGCAGAACCCCGCGCCCTGGCTCTGGATGTACAAACATTGGCGTTACAAGCCGGTCGCGGCGCCGCGTCCTTATCCGTTCTATTCGCAGGAGTCGCCGTTTTTCGAGCAGATCGCTTCCCGGCCGAATTACGCGAAGCTCGACCGGCCCGCCGCTCTCGAAGCGATGCAACCATGACGCCATTCTGGAAGCGTGGCCGGCACCGGGCCGAATGGCTGTTCGTTCGCCTCGGGGCCGTGGTCACGCCCCTCTTTCCGAGACGATTGGTGGAAGGAATCGGGTCGAGCTTCGGATGGCTGGCTTCCTTTCTGGATCGCGAAGGGCGTCGAGTGGCGCTGAGCAATCTGGAGCACGCGTTCGGTTCCACGCTCACGCTCGCCGAACGCAAAAAAATCGTTCGCCAATCCTATCGGCATTTCGCCCGCGCGATGACCGATCTTTTCTGGAGTCCGCGCCTGACGGCGGAAAATTTCGCTGGGCTCGTTGAGTTCTCCGGCCTCGAACAATGGAGCTCCGCCCTGGAGGAGGGGAAGCCAGTCATCTGGGGTTGCCACCACTTCAGCAACTTCGAATGGATGGCGACGAGCGTCGGCTTGTCCGGGCGCCGAAGCGTGATCATGGCGCAGGAATTCAAGAATCCGCTCCTGGATCCGACGTTTATTGCGCTGCGGCAATGGGGCGGCCATCGCGTCGTCACGCGCCAGGGATCGCTCCTCCATCTCTATCGGGCTCTGCGGCGGGGGGAACGGGTGGCGATTTTCGCCGACCTGACGATCTCGGCGAAAATCCCGAGCGTGGTGATCGATTGTTTTGGGATGAAACGCTGCGTCAGTTTTGCCCAGGCGTGGCTCCATCAGCGGACCGGCGCGCCAATCATCAACGCCCACATGGAACCGTTGCCCGACGGGCGATATCGGCTGGTCTTTCATCCGCCCTTGCAGCTGCGGCCCGGCGCTTCCGCGCGCGAAATCGCGCAGGCCTGCTGGGACCAATTCGAACCGGTCATTCGCCGGAATCCGGCGCCGTTTATGTGGATGTACAAGCACTGGCGTTACCGGCCCGAAAGCGCGGACCCGAACGCGTATCCGTTTTACGCCAACGTTTCGCCGCACTTCGAGAAGCGGCTGGCGGAGACCGGGAATGGAGTGGCGGAGTAATGGAGTGAGGGTGGCCAATTTCCTCTTCCCCAGCACTCCACTGCTCCATTACTCCATCCGCCTCGCCGCGTCGCGGTATTGACAAAATCGCGCCAGTACGCTTTTCCATTCTCCAACTATGAGACTCTTATCCCGCCTCGCCCTTTGCCTGTGTGTGCCGGCCGCTTTGCTCCTGACCAGCTGCGGCACGATGACCACCTCGTCGTCATCGAAGAATTACCGCGTGATCGCGCATAAACCGAACGATCCGTCCAAAGTGGAAGTGTATCTGTCCCTCAAGACGCAGAACGTTTACGTGATGGAAGGCGACCGTCTCCTCATGGCAGCGGTCACCAACGTCGGCAAGCCAGGCGCGGAGACGCCCACCGGCGACTTCACCATTTACAACAAGGAAAAGAAACGCCGGCGCGCCAGCGAACCGGATGCCGGGTATCCCATGGCGTACTGGCAGGAATTCAAATCCGCTTACGGTTTTCACGAGGGCTTCGTCCATCCGTATCCGCACACCCACGGCTGTGTCCGGATGCATCGGGAAGCGGTCGCTCGCATGTACGCGCTCACCAGCATCGGCACCAAGGTTCACATCCGGCAATCGCTTCCCGAAGATCAGAAATACGGCAGCCAGGTCATGAAACTCGACCAGAGCAAGGATCCCGATCCGCCGCGGTCGTTCATGATGTCGGACGCCTGGTTCAAGGATCCTCCGGGGCCGCTCCTGGTAGACTGAATCCGGATTCACAGCTAGGTTCTGGTGGCCGCCGGGTGTCGCGAGGATGCCCGAGGGCGGACTTTCTTTATTCAGCTCGATGAGCACGAATCTTATCTCCAGCGGAACGACGGCGCGCGAGAAGGTGAACCTGCGCACGCCGGAAGTGATGACGGCCGTGCAGGAGCAGGTCGAATCGCATTACCGTAGCGACATTGTGGACAAGGTCCGGCGCGCCGGCGGGATCCTCCAGTGCGGCGACGTCACCGTGCGTCTGGCCAAGCAGTTCGGATTTTGCTACGGCGTCGAGCGCGCCATCGACCTCGCCTACGCCGCCCGGAAAGTTTTCAAGGACCGGCGGCTCTTCATCGTCGGCGAGATCATTCACAATCCCGAGGTCAACGAGCAGATCTCCTCGCTCGGGATCAAAAACCTGATGGGGAAAAACAAGCAGGCCGACATCTCCGATCTCCAGCCGGAAGACGTCGTGATCGTCCCGGCTTTTGGCACCGAGCTTTCCATCCAGCAACAAATCAAGGACCGCGGCTGCCAGATCGTCGATACCACCTGCGGCGACGTGATGAGCGTCTGGAAACGGGTGCGCAAGTATGCCAGCGAATCGGCCACCTCGATCATTCACGGCAAGGCTTCGCACGAGGAGACGAAGGCCACCAGTTCCCGCGCGCTCGGCGACGGGAAAGGACATTATCTCGTCGTGCTTACCCTCAAGGACACCGACTACGTCTGCGATTACATCCGGCACGGCGGAAACAAGCAGGAATTTCTCGCGCATTTTAAGGACGCGCATTCGCCCGGATTCGATCCTGATGTCCATTTGAAGACGGTCGGAGTGGCGAACCAAACCACGATGCTGCGAGGGGAGACGGAGGAAGTGCAGCGCCGGATTCGCCAGGCCATCGTCGATCGCGACGGCCCTGAGGGCGCGACGAAGAATTTTCGTTTCTTCGACACGATCTGCGGTGCGACCCAGGAACGGCAGGACGCGTTGCGCGAGCTGCTCGATGTCCGGATGAATTTGCTCCTGGTGGTGGGCGGCTACAACAGCTCGAACACTTCGCACCTGGCGGAAATGGGCGAGGAAAAGCTGCCGACCTATTTTGTTCGGAACGCGTCCCGGTTAGTGTCCACGACCGAGATCCTGCATTACGACCTTCATGAGCGGCAGGAAATCATCGCCAAGGACTGGCTGCCCGGGGGGCCGATCGTGGTTGGAATCACGGCGGGGGCGTCCTGCCCGAACAACCTGATCGAGGAAACGTTGGTGCGCTTGTACGAGCTCCGCGGAATCAGCCGCGAACAGCTCGAAGCCGCGGCGTAGAAAATGTAGAGGCGCTTGTGCCAAGCGCCTTGAGCCGGGAACAGGCGCTTGGCACAAGCGCCTCTACATAATACGCGCGATCAACCCGCCAGCGGCGAAGCTTGTACGCCATGCGTGCAATCTGGAAAGGCAGTATCAGTTTCGGCCTCGTTAACATTCCCATCGCGCTTTACCCGGCGACCCGAAAAGAAGAGCTAAAGTTTCGTCTCCTGCGAGCAAAGGACCTCAGCCCGGTGAATTACAAACGGGTGGCGGCAAAGGACGGCAAGGAAGTTCCGTGGGACGAAATCGTTAAGGGTTACGAATACGAAAAAGGAAAGTTCATCGTCCTGAACGAAAAGGATTTTCAGCGGGTCGATCTGGAAGCGACCCAGACCGTCGACATCCAGGACTTTGTCGATCTCGATGAGATCGATCCGATGTATTTCTACAAGCCGTATTACCTTGAGCCGCAGAAAGGCGGCGACAAAGCCTACGCGTTGCTCCGCGAAGCGCTTTCCGATGGCAAAAAGGTTGGCATCGCCAAAGTCGTCATCAAGACGCGGCAATATCTGGCGGGAGTGAAGGCGTTGAAAGACGCGCTGGTGCTAGAGCTGATGCATTTTGCCGAAGAGCTGGCCGATGCGGAAAAGCTCCACGTGCCGAAGAAGACCACGGTCGGCAAACGCGAGAAAGACATGGCCGAAGCGCTCGTGAAAAGCATGAGCTCGAAGTGGGACCCGGCGAAGTACAAGGACGATTACCGCGAAGCGCTCATGGACGTGATCGAAGAGAAAGTGGAGTCGGGCGGAAAAGAGATTGAGGAGAAACCGAAAGAGAAGAAACCTTCGACCAAGGTGATCGACCTGGTGGCCGTTCTGCAGGAAAGCCTCAAGGCGCATGGGGGGCGAAAGATAAAAGCGGCGCCGAAGAAAGCGAAGCACCACAAAAAAGCGGCGTAAGTCTCAGGATTCGACATTCGTGTCATCCGAAAGTTGGCGAAACGCGCCTGCCACCGCGTTTGCAGTAGCAGATTCGCCGCCTTCAATTTTTGTGCTTTACAATTCCAGTGGTCCTCGCAAACTTCATCGAATTTTGATTCGATTTTATGATTTCCCCCAAGACGTAATGATTTCAGAGGCGTATCGCGGCTTTGCTCGAAAGCATAATATAGCTCTTTGCGTTAGCGGTTCGCAAAGCCGCACTTCTTTCTCAACACGCACGTAGTTGATCCAGCAGGAGACCCCTCTCTATGACGCAGAGTTACGAATTTGAGATCATTGCCATAGCTCCAGACACGGCGGCGGATATTGCACAAAAAATTATGCCCGCCATTAAGGACGGCCTTCGCGAACATGGCCATGAATCTTTGTTAGAGGATCGGGAAATCCAAGTGGATCAGAAAGAGAATTTCCCGGACATGGACTATCACACGGTGATAATCCTCGTTCACGTCGCCACGAACATTGCATATGATGTTTTCAAGACGTATGCGATTCCCCAGCTACGAAAGCTCGGCGAAGTTCGAGAACCGAAGCAAAAGTCAGATGAGCGAAGAGCTGACGGGTAGCGATCGGGCTGCCGATGCATATACGGCACAAAGCGAAACTCAGCGCGTATGTGCTGGCATGCGAAGGATTACACAAAGTCCTCCCTGATCTCTATACTGCGGCACAAGATACTAACGACTCTCGCCTTAACGTATTGGGCTTGATTGGTGCCTTCGAGATTCGAGTCCAAGAGTTCTTCGGCAGCTGTAAAGAAACTGATCACGCAGCGGCGGCTTTCCGGTTGGCGCAAAAAGTATCCGAACTGGGCGATCTCGCCCGGGATCTGAACGCAGAGGCGGGAGCAATATGGGATCGATATTCTATCGCATTGAAAGACAAGATACCCGCTTGGAATTTTGTGGCGCATGTCCAAGAACTACATGATGTGGGACGCGGCCTCGCGCGCGAATTTTTTGCCAATTGTGCGCCCCTGCTTGGCCGCCTGAAAGTTGATTGTCGCTGTCAAGTAAGGTGCAACGAATCAGAACGGTCTATCCCCCCGATGTTATTTAGCCATTCGAGCGCATTGATTGAGGCAATCTTTTCGTTCGAGTCCAACGAGCCACACTTTCGGTGGTACGTAGCGTTACCTTTCAGATTTCTACACGAGTACACCGCACATATCTTCGCAATCGACACGCGCTATCAAGTTTTCAGCGATGGTTGGATGTTAGTCGCCGCCTCACGATTCCTCGAGCGACGTTGGCTAGCAGCGGATGGTGAATTCCCCCTCTCAGAAGACCAAGTATATGTTTTTCGGAAAGCCCTTGAGCATATGTTATCGCCGGTTTCCCAACGGGGAATACGTGTGGCGCGGCTATTTGAAGCGATTGTGGAGTCCGAGGGACGAGCGGTGCTTTTCGTAGAAACTACCGATGCTCTGTGTAGCCTGGAAAACGCCGAGCCTCTGGCACGATTAGAGTACACCGCGCGCT
The Chthoniobacterales bacterium DNA segment above includes these coding regions:
- a CDS encoding MFS transporter, which encodes MDPARKTKGHPERVSVNGGGRLADFFGLRRNLVILLIAIFLIGSGEELWMRFVPKYLQALGASIFLIGAFDAIRILLGAIYAYPGGVLVDRWGHRRAFLAFNLFSIAGYSLVLLVPHWGAVIAGMFLFLSWTCFSLPAAFSLIGATLGPNRHAMGIGMQSVIKRLPIMFAPILGGYLIDRYGIIDGVRIGLVASIVLSGVTLLVQRQLREDPVAATRPGDHWNFRQSLLAFSAPLRRLLLSDILVRFCEGIPYAWVVIYAMDNVGVTAKEVGILISIEVVVASLCLIPVSHFADKHGREPFVLATFGFFTLFPLALWISGSFAMLVLAFAIRGLKEFGDTSRKALIIGYCDPERRGQMVGAYYLVRDLLVSTAAVLGAWLWKLGPGANFLGAAVFGLVGTVIYALSSRARNGDGLPPGR
- a CDS encoding lysophospholipid acyltransferase family protein: MEWLAVKGAGSLVPLLSRKMCVRLGEFIGRTAFAVDKRNRRVALSNLTAAFGDRFSSRQLEEIARESYVQFARTVTDLFWTPALTAENFWDYAEFANLERLRAEIAPSNRCIFAVFHYGNFEWLSPAVAWAGMTTDVVTQEFKNPLLDQIFQGFREHAGHTSVPRNKAIVRLYKTLRKSGRAALLVDTTLAPHHPTVVIDCFGLKTIVTVAHAWLHEKTGAPLIPIYCEPLPEGRWRIVAQPKIEVPAGATHQEIAQLCWDSFEPVVRQNPAPWLWMYKHWRYKPVAAPRPYPFYSQESPFFEQIASRPNYAKLDRPAALEAMQP
- a CDS encoding L,D-transpeptidase — its product is MRLLSRLALCLCVPAALLLTSCGTMTTSSSSKNYRVIAHKPNDPSKVEVYLSLKTQNVYVMEGDRLLMAAVTNVGKPGAETPTGDFTIYNKEKKRRRASEPDAGYPMAYWQEFKSAYGFHEGFVHPYPHTHGCVRMHREAVARMYALTSIGTKVHIRQSLPEDQKYGSQVMKLDQSKDPDPPRSFMMSDAWFKDPPGPLLVD
- a CDS encoding 4-hydroxy-3-methylbut-2-enyl diphosphate reductase, giving the protein MSTNLISSGTTAREKVNLRTPEVMTAVQEQVESHYRSDIVDKVRRAGGILQCGDVTVRLAKQFGFCYGVERAIDLAYAARKVFKDRRLFIVGEIIHNPEVNEQISSLGIKNLMGKNKQADISDLQPEDVVIVPAFGTELSIQQQIKDRGCQIVDTTCGDVMSVWKRVRKYASESATSIIHGKASHEETKATSSRALGDGKGHYLVVLTLKDTDYVCDYIRHGGNKQEFLAHFKDAHSPGFDPDVHLKTVGVANQTTMLRGETEEVQRRIRQAIVDRDGPEGATKNFRFFDTICGATQERQDALRELLDVRMNLLLVVGGYNSSNTSHLAEMGEEKLPTYFVRNASRLVSTTEILHYDLHERQEIIAKDWLPGGPIVVGITAGASCPNNLIEETLVRLYELRGISREQLEAAA
- a CDS encoding Ku protein translates to MRAIWKGSISFGLVNIPIALYPATRKEELKFRLLRAKDLSPVNYKRVAAKDGKEVPWDEIVKGYEYEKGKFIVLNEKDFQRVDLEATQTVDIQDFVDLDEIDPMYFYKPYYLEPQKGGDKAYALLREALSDGKKVGIAKVVIKTRQYLAGVKALKDALVLELMHFAEELADAEKLHVPKKTTVGKREKDMAEALVKSMSSKWDPAKYKDDYREALMDVIEEKVESGGKEIEEKPKEKKPSTKVIDLVAVLQESLKAHGGRKIKAAPKKAKHHKKAA